A region from the Candidatus Electrothrix scaldis genome encodes:
- a CDS encoding ribbon-helix-helix domain-containing protein: MKTAVSIPNKLFDAADNYAKKHGFSRSHLYAKALATFLEQHPADYITDQLNKVYPDESSQLDQVVFDMQMNTIEKEEW, encoded by the coding sequence ATGAAGACAGCTGTTTCTATCCCAAATAAACTCTTTGATGCTGCGGATAATTATGCCAAGAAACATGGGTTTTCGCGTAGCCACCTTTATGCGAAGGCCCTGGCAACATTTCTTGAACAACATCCGGCAGATTATATTACCGACCAACTCAACAAGGTTTATCCTGATGAATCGTCTCAGTTAGATCAGGTTGTTTTTGATATGCAAATGAATACTATTGAGAAAGAAGAATGGTAA
- a CDS encoding type II toxin-antitoxin system PemK/MazF family toxin produces MVIKRGQIWWAELPDPVGSGPGYRRPLLIIQSNDFNRSNINTVIAAVITSNLRLAEAPGNVVLTRKVSKLSKKSVVNVSQLITLDKVLCTEKIHALPSDVMTEIDNGIRMILNL; encoded by the coding sequence ATGGTAATCAAGCGGGGGCAGATATGGTGGGCAGAGTTGCCCGATCCTGTCGGTTCAGGGCCAGGCTATAGAAGACCGTTGCTGATTATTCAATCCAACGACTTTAATCGAAGCAATATCAATACGGTGATTGCGGCTGTTATAACCAGCAACCTACGCTTGGCAGAGGCACCGGGTAATGTTGTGCTTACACGCAAGGTTTCAAAGTTGAGCAAAAAAAGTGTGGTCAACGTATCTCAGCTCATCACTCTTGACAAAGTGTTGTGTACAGAAAAAATACATGCTTTGCCAAGCGATGTCATGACTGAAATAGACAACGGAATCAGGATGATACTAAACCTTTAA
- a CDS encoding NADH:ubiquinone reductase (Na(+)-transporting) subunit D yields MPEKKSELLLNPFFQRNPIALLVLGICSALAVTGSMATALVMSVCLSLVVAFSSLIISLIRQQIPNTVRIGIQITVIATLVILVDQILKAFFYDLAKQLSVYVGLIITNCIVMGRAEGFAMSHTPGKAFIDGLGNGMGYGFVLMTVSFCRELLGSGTVFGHEVLPLVADGGWYQGNGLMLLPSGAFFLIALVIWALRTVYPNQQEKD; encoded by the coding sequence ATGCCTGAGAAAAAAAGCGAACTCCTCCTCAACCCATTTTTCCAACGCAACCCCATTGCCCTGCTGGTGCTGGGGATCTGCTCGGCCCTGGCCGTGACCGGCAGCATGGCGACCGCTCTGGTCATGTCGGTCTGCCTTTCGCTGGTGGTGGCCTTTTCCAGCCTGATCATCAGCCTGATCCGCCAGCAGATCCCCAACACCGTGCGCATCGGCATCCAGATCACGGTGATCGCCACCCTGGTTATCCTGGTGGATCAAATCCTCAAGGCCTTTTTCTATGATCTTGCCAAGCAGCTTTCCGTCTATGTGGGCCTGATCATCACTAACTGTATCGTGATGGGCCGGGCAGAGGGCTTTGCCATGAGCCACACGCCGGGCAAGGCCTTTATTGACGGGTTGGGCAACGGCATGGGCTACGGCTTTGTCCTGATGACCGTATCTTTTTGCCGGGAGCTGCTGGGTAGCGGCACCGTCTTCGGCCATGAGGTCCTGCCTCTGGTTGCCGATGGTGGCTGGTATCAGGGCAACGGGTTGATGCTCCTGCCCAGCGGGGCCTTTTTCCTCATCGCCCTGGTGATCTGGGCCCTGCGCACGGTGTACCCCAACCAACAGGAGAAGGATTAA
- the nqrF gene encoding NADH:ubiquinone reductase (Na(+)-transporting) subunit F, translating into MQEIIAAVLTFLALQFLLVCLIVLAKKKLQPGGEVTIDINDKKELQVKPGSRLLTTLANEEIFISSACGGGGSCGQCRVTVKEGGGSILPTERGYITRREAKQGMRLACQVQVKRDMQIEVPPEMLETRKWQCTVVSNENIATFIKELVLKLPEGEEMDFRPGGYIQIDIPPHALSFKSFDINKKFLSDWSKFRLFQYKSNVTMPITRAYSMANYPGEKGLLKLDVKIACPPGGCEEPPPPGKASSYIFNLKPGDEVTISGPYGDFYIHEGKQEMIYVGAGAGMAPLRSQILELMKGRHSNRKISYWYGSRTLLEVPYLDDFTALSEKYPNFTFHLCLSRPKEEDNWTGPVGHVHNVLYEEYLKDHEAPEDIQYYTCGPPMMTRSLVKMLIDLGVEEENIYKDEFGG; encoded by the coding sequence ATGCAGGAAATTATTGCCGCCGTTCTTACCTTTCTCGCTCTCCAGTTTCTCTTGGTCTGCCTGATTGTACTGGCCAAGAAGAAGCTCCAGCCGGGCGGAGAGGTCACCATTGATATCAACGACAAAAAGGAGCTCCAGGTCAAGCCGGGGAGCCGTTTACTCACCACCCTGGCCAATGAGGAGATCTTTATCTCCTCGGCCTGCGGCGGTGGCGGCAGCTGCGGACAATGCCGGGTCACGGTCAAGGAAGGCGGGGGCAGTATCCTACCTACTGAACGGGGCTATATCACGCGCCGGGAGGCCAAGCAAGGTATGCGGTTGGCCTGTCAGGTCCAGGTCAAGCGGGACATGCAGATTGAGGTGCCGCCGGAGATGCTGGAGACCCGGAAATGGCAATGCACGGTGGTGTCCAACGAGAATATCGCCACCTTTATCAAGGAGCTGGTGCTCAAGCTGCCCGAGGGTGAGGAAATGGATTTCCGGCCCGGCGGCTATATCCAGATTGATATCCCGCCTCATGCCCTCTCCTTTAAGAGCTTTGATATTAATAAAAAATTCCTGTCCGACTGGAGCAAGTTCCGCCTGTTTCAGTACAAGTCCAATGTGACCATGCCCATCACCAGGGCCTACTCTATGGCCAATTATCCCGGTGAAAAGGGTCTACTCAAGCTGGATGTCAAGATCGCCTGTCCGCCTGGCGGCTGCGAAGAGCCCCCCCCTCCGGGCAAGGCTTCTTCTTATATTTTTAACCTGAAACCGGGCGATGAGGTGACCATCTCCGGGCCTTACGGGGATTTCTACATCCACGAAGGCAAGCAGGAGATGATCTACGTGGGTGCCGGGGCAGGCATGGCCCCGCTGCGCAGCCAGATCCTGGAGCTGATGAAGGGACGCCATTCCAACCGCAAGATATCCTACTGGTACGGCAGCCGTACTTTGCTGGAGGTTCCGTATCTGGATGACTTTACCGCGCTGTCTGAAAAGTATCCCAATTTCACCTTTCACCTCTGCCTGTCCCGGCCCAAGGAGGAGGATAACTGGACCGGACCGGTGGGGCATGTCCATAATGTCCTGTACGAGGAATATCTGAAGGACCACGAGGCACCAGAGGATATCCAGTACTATACCTGCGGCCCGCCGATGATGACCCGATCTCTGGTCAAGATGCTGATTGATCTGGGAGTGGAAGAGGAAAATATCTATAAAGATGAGTTCGGCGGATGA
- a CDS encoding AAA family ATPase, translating to MKKLGLGIQALSEFKDNDFIYVDKTEHIHRLIDDGKYYFLSRPRRFGKSLLINTLKEREHSQKVGKKQECYPILSS from the coding sequence ATGAAAAAATTAGGCTTGGGAATACAGGCATTATCAGAATTCAAAGATAATGACTTCATCTATGTGGATAAGACTGAGCATATTCACAGACTGATAGACGATGGAAAATACTATTTTCTTTCCCGTCCCCGGCGCTTCGGCAAATCTCTGCTGATCAATACGCTCAAGGAACGGGAGCATTCCCAAAAAGTAGGCAAAAAGCAGGAATGCTATCCAATCTTATCTAGTTAA
- a CDS encoding AAA family ATPase translates to MHPKELFEGNRRLFQGCWIEERWHWQQKNPVIKIDFTQVEYRELGLKKALDQYLVRTAEQHKITLQAETYAGKFLELIKTLGQKSGTVILIDEYDKPIIDYLEASNIEQAEENREILKTLYAGVKGLDEHICFFLLTGVSKFSRVSIFSDLNHLRDLSISESGAGLLGYTEQEIRDNYHPYLEQLADSFGTTEDRIMEQIKTWYNGYSWDGRTFVYNPYSTLSLLSSRAFKNFWFETGTPTFLTQHIKESGVKINESLNKPVRENAFNAYDIDNLNTTAILFQTGYLTIKQWDRLENTYVLDFPNREVKESFLDFMVKNYADSSAEEMGHIVAVLTEALRVNDICRFFEAMQALFSSITAKQLEKVKAYEGFYHSIIYITLKLLGVRIDCEVQSSFGATDAVIKNEEYIYVIEFKMGTAEEALRQITEKRYCAPFAADGRTVIMVGIGIDKGVRNLTDFVTGPAGCQCTGR, encoded by the coding sequence ATGCACCCCAAGGAACTGTTTGAAGGCAACCGCAGGCTCTTTCAGGGATGTTGGATTGAGGAAAGATGGCATTGGCAGCAAAAAAATCCGGTCATAAAAATAGATTTTACCCAGGTTGAATACCGGGAACTGGGCCTGAAAAAGGCATTGGATCAATATCTGGTCCGAACGGCGGAGCAGCACAAGATCACCTTGCAGGCGGAAACTTATGCAGGGAAATTCCTGGAGCTGATCAAGACATTGGGGCAGAAATCAGGAACGGTTATCCTGATTGATGAGTATGATAAGCCCATTATTGATTACCTGGAGGCATCAAACATAGAGCAGGCTGAGGAGAATCGGGAAATTCTCAAAACCTTGTATGCCGGGGTAAAGGGGCTGGATGAACATATCTGTTTTTTTCTGCTCACCGGTGTTTCCAAGTTCAGCCGCGTCTCGATTTTCAGCGATCTCAATCACCTCAGAGACCTGAGCATTTCAGAAAGCGGTGCCGGGTTGCTCGGCTATACTGAGCAGGAAATTCGGGACAATTATCACCCCTATCTTGAGCAGCTGGCTGACAGCTTCGGTACCACGGAAGACAGGATCATGGAGCAGATCAAGACCTGGTATAACGGCTACTCCTGGGACGGCAGAACCTTTGTCTATAATCCCTATTCGACCCTGAGTCTTCTCTCCTCAAGGGCCTTTAAAAACTTCTGGTTTGAGACCGGCACCCCGACCTTTCTGACCCAACATATCAAGGAATCAGGGGTAAAGATCAATGAATCGTTGAATAAACCAGTAAGAGAAAATGCCTTTAACGCCTATGATATCGACAATCTCAACACCACCGCTATTCTGTTTCAGACCGGTTATCTGACCATCAAGCAATGGGACCGGCTGGAAAACACCTATGTACTGGATTTTCCCAACCGGGAAGTGAAAGAGTCGTTCCTTGATTTCATGGTGAAAAACTACGCTGACAGCTCTGCCGAAGAGATGGGGCATATTGTCGCGGTGCTGACCGAGGCCCTACGGGTAAACGATATCTGCCGGTTTTTTGAGGCCATGCAGGCCCTGTTCAGCTCCATCACGGCAAAACAGCTGGAAAAAGTAAAGGCATATGAGGGTTTTTATCATTCGATCATCTATATCACCCTGAAGCTACTCGGGGTTCGGATCGACTGCGAGGTGCAATCCAGTTTCGGGGCCACTGATGCGGTGATCAAGAACGAGGAGTATATTTACGTTATTGAATTCAAAATGGGAACCGCTGAGGAGGCCCTGCGCCAGATTACAGAGAAACGCTATTGCGCTCCCTTTGCCGCTGACGGACGGACGGTTATCATGGTTGGGATCGGCATTGACAAAGGGGTGCGGAATTTGACGGATTTTGTGACGGGGCCTGCGGGCTGCCAGTGTACAGGGAGGTAA
- a CDS encoding Rpn family recombination-promoting nuclease/putative transposase, producing MPTKERYINLFTDYGFKKIFGEEPNKNLLLDFLNELLKEEQGEIRNLNYLKTEQLGDTDIDRKAIFDLYCENERGEKFIVELQKSKQNFFKDRALYYSTFPIREQAERGDWNFKLKAVYTVAILDFVFDEDKDQPEKYRYDIKLSDIETNKVFYDKLTFIYLEIPKFTKELDELTTRFDKWLYVIRNLNRLERIPDTLREQVFEQLFASAEIAKFTPDQVRSYEKSLKYYRDMKNSLDTAFDEGKEEGRIEEKKQVVINGLQQGLEVKVIAALTGLSEETIEKIAEKLHEDKP from the coding sequence ATGCCCACCAAAGAACGCTACATCAACCTGTTCACCGATTACGGCTTCAAAAAGATCTTCGGCGAAGAACCCAACAAAAACCTGCTTCTGGATTTCCTCAACGAGTTACTCAAAGAGGAACAGGGAGAAATCCGGAATCTCAACTACCTGAAGACCGAACAACTCGGCGACACCGATATCGACCGCAAGGCCATCTTTGACCTCTACTGCGAAAACGAACGCGGCGAAAAATTCATTGTCGAACTCCAGAAGAGCAAACAGAATTTCTTCAAAGACCGCGCCCTCTACTACTCCACCTTCCCCATCCGCGAACAGGCGGAACGGGGTGACTGGAATTTCAAGCTCAAGGCCGTCTATACCGTGGCAATCCTGGACTTTGTCTTTGATGAGGACAAGGATCAACCGGAGAAATATCGCTATGATATCAAACTCTCAGATATTGAAACCAACAAGGTCTTCTATGACAAGCTAACCTTCATCTACCTAGAGATACCCAAGTTCACCAAGGAGCTGGACGAACTGACCACCCGGTTTGACAAGTGGCTCTACGTTATCAGGAATCTCAATCGGCTGGAGCGGATACCGGATACCTTACGGGAACAGGTGTTTGAGCAACTCTTTGCCTCAGCCGAGATTGCCAAATTTACCCCGGATCAGGTGCGCTCCTACGAGAAAAGCCTGAAGTATTATCGCGATATGAAAAACTCGCTTGATACAGCCTTTGATGAGGGGAAAGAGGAAGGGAGAATAGAAGAGAAAAAACAGGTCGTCATCAACGGGCTCCAACAGGGACTTGAGGTAAAGGTGATCGCTGCTTTAACAGGATTATCTGAAGAAACGATTGAGAAAATCGCAGAGAAGCTCCATGAAGATAAGCCATAA
- a CDS encoding NADH:ubiquinone reductase (Na(+)-transporting) subunit B, producing the protein MKLLNTLLQKTAPLFHKGGRLERWYPAFDAVDSFLMGSRHTTSSAPHVRDAMDLKRIMILVVIALIPCVFMAMWNTGYQANLALQALGLTGPAGWRGAIMAAMGIHCSPDSFLANLIHGSLYFLPIYLMTLTVGGIWEMIFSLVRGHEISEAFLVTSLLFPLTLPATVPLWQVAIGISFGVIFAKEVFGGVGRNFMNPALVSRAFLFFAYPGNMSGDTVWVGVDGLSSATALAKVTAAPADTPLANFDFSWADAFLGTIPGSMGETSVVACLLGAIFLLICGIASWRIMVSMLLGGMGLALLFQFTASSGNALINLPFYWHPVLGGFAFGLIFMATDPVTAPHTDIGRWCYGFFIGALSILIRVINPAYPEGVMLAILLGNVFSPLFDYPVIQANIRQRRLRHG; encoded by the coding sequence ATGAAACTCCTCAACACCCTCTTACAAAAAACCGCCCCCCTCTTTCATAAGGGTGGCCGCCTCGAACGCTGGTACCCGGCCTTTGACGCGGTGGACTCCTTCCTCATGGGGAGCCGCCACACCACCAGCTCGGCACCGCATGTCCGGGACGCAATGGACCTGAAGCGGATCATGATCCTGGTGGTGATCGCCCTCATCCCCTGCGTGTTCATGGCGATGTGGAACACCGGGTATCAGGCCAATCTGGCCCTGCAAGCCTTGGGCCTGACAGGCCCTGCGGGCTGGCGCGGCGCAATCATGGCCGCGATGGGTATACACTGCTCACCGGACAGCTTCCTTGCCAATCTCATCCACGGCAGCCTCTATTTCCTCCCCATCTACCTGATGACTCTGACGGTTGGTGGGATTTGGGAGATGATCTTTAGTCTTGTCCGGGGCCATGAAATCTCCGAGGCATTTCTCGTAACCAGCCTCCTCTTCCCCCTGACCCTGCCCGCAACAGTCCCGCTTTGGCAGGTGGCTATCGGCATCAGCTTTGGCGTCATATTTGCCAAGGAGGTCTTTGGCGGGGTAGGACGTAATTTTATGAACCCGGCCCTGGTGTCACGGGCCTTTCTCTTTTTTGCCTATCCCGGCAACATGAGCGGCGACACGGTTTGGGTGGGTGTGGACGGCCTGTCCAGTGCCACGGCCTTAGCCAAGGTGACAGCGGCCCCTGCTGACACCCCGCTTGCCAACTTCGATTTTAGCTGGGCAGATGCCTTCCTCGGTACCATTCCCGGCTCAATGGGTGAGACCTCGGTGGTGGCCTGTCTCCTGGGGGCAATCTTCCTGCTGATCTGCGGTATCGCCTCCTGGCGGATCATGGTCTCCATGCTCCTGGGTGGCATGGGGCTGGCCCTGCTCTTCCAGTTCACCGCTTCATCCGGCAACGCCCTGATCAACCTGCCCTTTTACTGGCACCCGGTCCTGGGCGGCTTTGCCTTCGGCCTTATCTTCATGGCCACGGACCCGGTCACGGCCCCGCACACCGATATCGGTCGGTGGTGTTATGGCTTTTTCATCGGGGCCTTGTCTATCCTGATCCGGGTGATCAACCCGGCCTATCCCGAAGGGGTGATGCTGGCGATCCTGCTGGGCAATGTTTTTTCCCCGCTCTTTGACTACCCTGTCATCCAGGCCAATATCCGACAGAGGAGGCTCCGACATGGATAA
- a CDS encoding helix-turn-helix transcriptional regulator — MNHSELKKKAFQKKKVKSAYDALEPEFSLLRELLQARQKAGLSQAEIAERMGTKPPAVTRLESSLSSGKHSPSIATLKKICARIGLSFRD; from the coding sequence ATGAATCATTCTGAATTAAAAAAGAAAGCGTTCCAGAAAAAAAAAGTAAAATCCGCTTATGATGCCTTGGAACCGGAATTCTCTCTGCTCCGTGAGCTATTACAAGCAAGGCAGAAAGCTGGCCTTAGCCAAGCTGAAATTGCCGAACGCATGGGTACCAAACCACCGGCAGTAACACGACTGGAGTCTTCATTGAGTAGTGGGAAGCACTCTCCATCGATTGCGACATTAAAAAAAATATGCGCGCGCATTGGGCTGTCATTTAGAGATTAG
- the nqrE gene encoding NADH:ubiquinone reductase (Na(+)-transporting) subunit E — MLHYFEILFTSLFMENMVLSFFLGMCTFLAISKQINAAAGLGFAVLLIQTITVPINNLIYHYLLKPDALSWAGFPGLDLTFLGLLIYIGVIAAVVQILEMALDRFAPALYNTLGIYLPLLTVNCAILGGSLFMVEREYSFGESVFYGIGSGGGFLLAVVALAGIREKLEYADPPAGLRGLGLTFITAGLMALAFMGLAGISF, encoded by the coding sequence ATGCTGCATTATTTTGAAATACTGTTCACCTCCCTGTTTATGGAGAACATGGTGCTCTCCTTTTTTCTGGGGATGTGTACCTTTCTGGCGATCTCCAAGCAGATCAATGCGGCTGCCGGTCTGGGCTTTGCCGTGCTTCTGATCCAGACCATCACCGTGCCCATCAATAACCTGATCTACCATTATCTGCTCAAACCGGATGCCCTTTCCTGGGCCGGTTTCCCCGGACTGGACCTGACTTTTCTCGGTCTGCTCATCTATATCGGGGTAATTGCCGCAGTGGTCCAGATCCTGGAAATGGCCCTGGATCGCTTTGCCCCTGCCCTGTACAACACCCTGGGGATTTACCTGCCCCTGCTCACGGTGAATTGCGCCATCCTGGGAGGCAGCCTCTTTATGGTGGAACGCGAATACAGCTTCGGGGAAAGCGTGTTCTACGGCATCGGGTCCGGTGGCGGTTTTCTCCTGGCCGTGGTGGCCCTGGCCGGGATTCGGGAAAAACTCGAATATGCCGATCCTCCGGCTGGCCTCCGGGGCCTCGGTCTGACCTTTATCACTGCCGGTCTGATGGCCCTGGCCTTTATGGGTCTGGCCGGAATTTCATTTTAG
- a CDS encoding Na(+)-translocating NADH-quinone reductase subunit C translates to MDKETSTAAFRAVMVLALICSVLVAGAAVGLRPLQEANRKLDRKKNILRAAGLYQGKGDVEKLFQQVETKVIRLADGSFVPPEEIDPAEFDQLGSLQSKETSKKLGKEEDKAGLNRLEKYSLVYLVKKDGQLDKVILPIRGKGLWSTLYGYLALSADLSTIIGITFYEHGETPGLGGEIENPDWQAGWQGKQLYDSNDPNGQPALQVVKGQGKGPHQVDGVSGATLTMKGVNNLMHFWFGEHGFGPFLERFRGVSKK, encoded by the coding sequence ATGGATAAGGAAACATCCACCGCTGCCTTTCGCGCTGTCATGGTCCTGGCCCTGATCTGCTCGGTCCTGGTTGCCGGGGCTGCTGTGGGACTCAGGCCGCTCCAGGAGGCCAACCGCAAACTTGATCGGAAGAAAAACATCCTCCGGGCAGCCGGTCTTTATCAGGGCAAGGGTGATGTGGAGAAATTGTTTCAACAGGTGGAGACCAAGGTCATCCGGCTGGCAGACGGCAGCTTTGTTCCGCCCGAGGAGATTGATCCTGCGGAATTTGACCAACTCGGCTCTCTCCAAAGCAAGGAGACCAGCAAAAAACTGGGCAAGGAAGAGGATAAGGCGGGACTGAATCGCCTGGAAAAATATTCTCTGGTCTATCTGGTGAAAAAGGACGGACAGCTGGACAAGGTGATCCTGCCCATTCGCGGCAAGGGCCTCTGGTCCACTCTGTACGGCTATCTGGCCCTGTCAGCGGATCTTTCCACCATCATCGGCATCACCTTTTATGAACACGGCGAGACCCCCGGCCTGGGCGGTGAGATAGAAAATCCTGACTGGCAGGCCGGTTGGCAGGGCAAACAGCTCTATGACTCCAATGACCCCAACGGACAACCTGCCCTTCAGGTTGTGAAAGGTCAGGGAAAAGGGCCACATCAGGTGGACGGGGTCTCCGGTGCCACCCTGACCATGAAAGGGGTCAATAACCTGATGCATTTCTGGTTCGGTGAGCACGGGTTCGGCCCGTTTCTGGAACGATTCAGGGGTGTTTCTAAAAAATAA